A single region of the Eleginops maclovinus isolate JMC-PN-2008 ecotype Puerto Natales chromosome 4, JC_Emac_rtc_rv5, whole genome shotgun sequence genome encodes:
- the zgc:110222 gene encoding protein EOLA1, with amino-acid sequence MAQQVWCLSFRQPYAGLVLDGLKTVESRWRPVLAPLENQTLGIHIAQRDWEGGEWREALSGLMGMNQVQIQELLTSGDRFGRGVVAGLVDVGGTWECPPTLQGAELQELEQAALLIGLQEKHLTRLSNPRWLKAPLSARGGRDLWTVEIPPELLP; translated from the exons ATGGCGCAGCAAGTGTGGTGCTTGTCGTTCCGGCAGCCTTACGCCGGCCTGGTTCTGGATGGGCTGAAGACGGTGGAGAGCCGCTGGAGGCCAGTGTTAGCGCCGCTGGAGAACCAGACTCTGGGGATCCACATTGCCCAGAGGGACTGGGAGGGGGGCGAGTGGAGGGAGGCACTGAGCGGCCTGATGGGAATGAACCAGGTCCAGATACAAGAGCTGCTGACATCCGGAGACAGGTTCGGCCGAGGGGTGGTGGCAG GTCTAGTAGATGTGGGCGGGACCTGGGAGTGCCCCCCGACCCTGCAGGGGGCAGAACTACAGGAGCTGGAGCAGGCGGCTCTTCTGATTGGTCTGCAGGAGAAGCACCTGACCCGGCTGTCAAATCCTCGCTGGCTGAAGGCGCCTCTGAGCGCTCGTGGGGGTCGGGACCTCTGGACCGTGGAAATCCCCCCCGAGCTGTTACCATGA
- the LOC134862834 gene encoding piggyBac transposable element-derived protein 3-like, translating to MFLFPERFSVQTALEQFWLNDGDNSDLEDLSDNDDPILDANYQPRTQERSSSEDEDDSSDDEDPIPQPTEHSRGRKRLRGANNGACPCRQYLPMKPNPVGIKNFVCATADGIVLDFDLYQGTGALLEQVEEEVGLGLGGLVLARLCQTLHRGTKVYCDRFFTSIRGVEQMMKKEMYITGTIMKNRLAGAKEKLPSDKTMKNTARGTSSELSTEDGKLCVVKWYDNKPVLMMSVVHGTEPEDTCQRWDKKLKQYVTVSRPSIVREYNLKMGGVDLIDRMISYYRMSARTKKWTMRMLMHFTDLALGNSWLLYRKDLAICAAPKKSIMQFLEFRTEIATTLLAQHHGQGSHADLSEQSEEEDNSNQGNKRPVTAVPHVSVRRRANAHLPEMISLKNAARCRVAGCTGRTRVRCVTCKVFLCLQGDRNCYTAFHT from the exons atgtttttatttccagagcGTTTTTCTGTGCAAACAGCATTGGAGCAATTTTGGCTAAATGATGGAGACAACTCAGATTTGGAAGACTTGTCTGACAACGATGATCCCATCCTGGATGCCAATTACCAACCCCGAACACAGGAGCgaagcagcagtgaggatgaggatgacagTAGTGATGATGAGGACCCCATTCCTCAGCCCACTGAGCACAGCAGAGGACGTAAACGTCTCCGTGGTGCAAATAATG GAGCCTGTCCATGCAGACAATATCTGCCAATGAAGCCAAACCCAGTTGGCATCAAGAACTTCGTTTGTGCTACAGCAGATGGCATTGTGCTGGACTTTGATCTGTATCAAGGTACAGGTGCACTGCTTGAGCAGGTCGAAGAAGAGGTGGGCCTGGGGTTGGGAGGCTTAGTCTTGGCTCGTCTGTGTCAAACTCTGCATCGTGGCACAAAAGTGTATTGTGACCGGTTCTTCACAAGCATCCGAGGTGTGgaacaaatgatgaagaaggagatgtaCATTACTGGTACAATAATGAAGAACAGACTCGCTGGCGCGAAGGAGAAGCTACCCTCtgacaaaaccatgaaaaacacagcaaGAGGTACCTCATCAGAACTTTCCACTGAAGACGGAAAGTTGTGTGTAGTGAAGTGGTATGACAACAAACCAGTATTGATGATGTCTGTTGTTCATGGCACAGAGCCTGAAGACACCTGCCAGCGCTGGGACAAGAAATTGAAACAGTATGTGACTGTCTCGCGACCAAGCATTGTCCGTGAGTACAACCTCAAGATGGGTGGAGTGGATTTGATCGATAGAATGATTAGCTACTATCGCATGAGCGCCCGTACTAAGAAGTGGACGATGCGGATGCTAATGCACTTCACAGATCTGGCTTTAGGTAACAGCTGGCTACTCTACCGCAAAGACCTCGCAATATGTGCTGCACCAAAGAAGAGCATCATGCAGTTCCTTGAGTTCCGTACAGAAATTGCTACGACCCTCTTGGCCCAGCATCACGGTCAAGGAAGCCATGCAGACCTCTCTGAacagtcagaggaagaagacaactcAAATCAAGGGAACAAACGTCCTGTGACGGCAGTGCCCCATGTCTCGGTCCGCAGGAGGGCGAATGCCCATCTCCCAGAGATGATCAGCCTGAAGAACGCGGCGCGCTGCAGGGTAGCAGGCTGCACTGGAAGAACCCGAGTGCGTTGTGTGACCTGCAAAGTGTTCTTGTGCTTGCAAGGCGATCGCAACTGTTACACAGCCtttcacacatag
- the LOC134863380 gene encoding opsin-5-like, whose product MSLSAEDASPPWRNSSLVLGGGRDPPLSDQGETIIGVYLLLLGWLSWFGNSIVLFVLCRQRSALQPSDFLTFNLAVSDASISVFGYSRGIIEIFNVFQDSDFLISSIWTCQVDGFFTLLFGLSSINTLTVISITRYLKGCHPHRAHHISLGSVFVALVLIWITAAFWAGAPLLGWGSYKDRGYGTCEIDWSKASHSLGSRSYIGSLLLFCFFLPVLLMLFCYVSIINTVKRGNAMTGGGLSDRQRKIERDVTIVSIVICTAFILAWSPYAVVSMWSACGFHVPNLTSIFTRLFAKSASFYNPLIYFGLSSKFRRDVAALLPCGRRVKDGVRLRQFKPRADARLRGNRPGRKYSPRPPPNPDPRGGSPPCTPPSANQEVFFINMPHSPEADPEFECERL is encoded by the exons ATGTCTCTGAGCGCTGAGGATGCCTCCCCCCCCTGGAGGAACAGCAGCCTGGTGCTAGGGGGGGGGCGGGACCCCCCTCTGTCCGACCAGGGAGAGACCATCATCGGGgtttacctgctgctgctgg gctGGTTGTCCTGGTTTGGGAACAGCATCGTCCTGTTCGTGCTCTGCAGGCAGCGCTCCGCTCTGCAGCCCTCAGATTTCCTGACCTTTAACCTGGCCGTGTCGGACGCCAGCATCTCTGTGTTCGGGTACTCCAGAGGAATCATCGAGATCTTCAACGTGTTCCAGGACAGCGACTTCCTCATCTCCTCCATCTGGACCTGccag GTGGACGGTTTCTTCACGCTGCTATTCGGTCTGAGCAGCATCAACACACTCACAGTGATTAGCATCACTCGCTACCTGAAGGGCTGCCACCCCCACAgag CTCATCACATCAGTCTGGGCAGTGTGTTCGTGGCTCTGGTTCTGATCTGGATCACTGCTGCATTCTGGGCCGGCGCCCCTCTGCTGGGCTGGGGGAGCTACAAAG accGCGGGTATGGGACCTGTGAGATCGACTGGTCCAAGGCGAGTCACTCGCTGGGCTCCCGCTCGTACATAGggtctctgctgctgttctgtTTCTTCCTGCCGGTGCTGCTGATGCTCTTCTGCTATGTGTCCATCATCAACACCGTGAAGAGAGGAAACGCCATGACCGGGGGGGGGCTGAGCGACCGGCAGAGGAAGATCGAGAGGGATGTCACCATC GTTTCCATCGTGATCTGCACGGCGTTCATCCTGGCCTGGTCTCCGTATGCCGTTGTGTCCATGTGGTCGGCTTGTGGTTTCCACGTGCCGAACCTCACCAGCATCTTCACCAGACTCTTCGCCAAGTCGGCCAGTTTCTACAACCCGCTCATCTACTTCGGCCTGAGCTCCAAGTTCCGGCGCGACGTGGCGGCGCTGCTACCCTGTGGCCGCCGCGTTAAAGACGGCGTGAGGCTGCGTCAGTTTAAGCCCCGCGCCGACGCTCGCCTCCGGGGGAACCGCCCCGGTAGGAAGTATTCGCCCCGGCCCCCCCCGAATCCCGACCCCCGGGGGGGCAGCCCGCCCTGCACCCCCCCATCTGCCAACCAGGAAGTGTTCTTCATCAACATGCCCCACTCCCCTGAAGCCGATCCCGAGTTTGAATGTGAGCGACTGTAA
- the alg13 gene encoding LOW QUALITY PROTEIN: putative bifunctional UDP-N-acetylglucosamine transferase and deubiquitinase ALG13 (The sequence of the model RefSeq protein was modified relative to this genomic sequence to represent the inferred CDS: deleted 1 base in 1 codon) — protein sequence MQKGLKKYFVNMDEYLCSLGLYRKMVARDASSLFRAVSEQLYYSQNYHQRIRQQCADYMRANQCNFEPFVEGSFEKYLERLEDPKETVGQVEIKALSQLYRHCFLIYRYPGKPATVISEEEFVDKVTLCCSINGHYDIVYPRSYPASAALCQSLFYEVLYTQVFGFEEAELCQAMEAFKVGGRRYRNSQSVCSEADFGYDTPEDRSHREESELGGAVEEKRAMPEDTKPPAEAPPPSRLSLPYKVMKSLDGEVYRNLEFDVWQDACKEMQKTDYMVFAGRQYFLGDKCQVRLEPKGKFYNAFIQEVGTHPSAVTVFIEELGEKHLVPLTDLKPVNPVPAWNVAAPSRKGDMDPDRHRHPPRHRYFRKSRGGMKGAELLMPPPSYGGPSPSTLPPRFQSTGHPRPPAPLSAGALTYDPYAPPHHHHQPARPPRYGASRSSTRFLNRHLIGPHLTYYHHPGRRYYHDYENYAFRSRRSRRQLAAALNKECQFGFSADGGDEPSDLDGAMAYYQLEDEGGGVFPPLQGPPVALPPSLGAPPPPGSSYRVQRVSGPPAAPPGNTPVCSSEEDTEDTSTVEDQVGYTEEYIYISQDQRYPPSGVYSAGEPSITQDEQEGGTADSPPRKEINYSYTQQVKPLAVIGSSSSSSSSPSSPSSHLPAAHLPVATQTRSVAMAIPASPPWLVSEMGEALCSVVAPPPYSYDPNGSDLPRDCRVLQYYFNLGVQWYHQSCWQQQQSYPPPSQEVSYPYQLYSPYLSQESSVHAAPPSYPETTRSPHQPPSLYPESSRAGDGETDEHSSGPSPSIEASPLLTAPACCTRIKPSHPLPP from the exons ATGCAGAAAGGGCTGAAGAAGTACTTCGTCAACATGGACGAGTACCTGTGCAGCCTCGGTCTGTACCGGAAGATGGTGGCGCGAGATGCGTCCAGCCTGTTCCGAGCTGTGTCTGAGCAG cTGTATTACTCTCAGAACTACCATCAGAGGATCCGGCAGCAATGCGCTGACTACATGAGAGCCAACCAATGCAACTTTGAACCG TTTGTTGAAGGTTCGTTTGAGAAATATTTAGAGCGTCTGGAGGACCCGAAG gagaCTGTGGGTCAGGTGGAGATCAAGGCTCTGTCCCAGCTCTACAG gcactGTTTCCTGATCTATCGTTACCCAGGGAAACCAGCCACGGTGATCTCAGAAGAAGAATTTGTTGACAAG GTGACGCTGTGTTGCTCCATCAATGGTCACTATGACATCGTTTACCCGAGGAGTTACCCCGCCTCGGCCGCCCTCTGTCAGT ctctgttCTATGAGGTGCTCTACACTCAGGTGTTCGGCTTTGAGGAGGCAGAGCTCTGTCAGGCGATGGAGGCATTCAAGGTCGGAGGTCGTCGCTATAGAAACAGCCAGTCAGTGTGCAGCGAGGCAGACTTTGGCTACGACACACCTGAGGACCGCAgtcacag GGAGGAGTCTGAGCTGGGTGGAGCCGTGGAGGAGAAACGAGCCATGCCCGAGGACACAaag cctcCTGCagaagccccgcccccctccaGGCTGTCTCTTCCTTATAAGGTTATGAAGTCTCTGGATGGAGAGGTGTACAGAAACCTGGAGTTTGACGTGTGGCAGGATGCCTGTAAAG AGATGCAGAAGACGGACTACATGGTGTTTGCAGGGAGGCAGTACTTCCTGGGAGACAAGTGTCAG GTGCGTCTGGAGCCAAAGGGGAAATTTTACAACGCCTTCATCCAGGAGGTCGGGACGCATCCGTCAGCGGTCACTGTATTCATCGAGGAGCTGGGAGAGAA ACACCTGGTCCCGCTGACGGACCTGAAGCCAGTGAATCCGGTTCCTGCCTGGAACGTGGCGGCACCTTCCAGGAAAGGAGACATGG ACCCGGACCGCCACCGCCAC CCCCCCCGCCACCGCTACTTCAGGAAGTCCCGTGGCGGGATGAAGGGGGCGGAGCTTCTGATGCCCCCACCATCATACGGTGGCCCTTCCCCCTCCACGCTGCCCCCCCGCTTTCAGTCCACGGGTCACCCCCGCCCCCCTGCGCCCTTGTCAGCTGGAGCCTTGACCTACGACCCCTACGCCCCCCCccatcaccaccaccagccTGCCAGGCCGCCTCGCTATGGAgcctccag AAGCTCCACCCGTTTCCTGAACCGTCACCTGATTGGTCCACACCTGACCTATTACCACCACCCGGGCCGACGCTATTACCACGACTACGAGAACTATGCCTTCAGATCCCG GCGCAGCAGACGGCAGCTGGCAGCAGCTCTGAATAAAGAGTGTCAGTTTGGTTTCTCTGCTGACGGTGGGGACGAGCCCTCGGATCTGGATGGAGCGATGGCGTACTACCAGCTGGAGGACGAGGGGGGCGGCGTCTTCCCCCCCCTGCAG GGCCCCCCAGTGGCCCTGCCCCCCTCACTGggagccccgccccctcctGGCTCCTCCTACAGAGTCCAGAGAGTTTCAGGGCCCCCAGCCGCCCCGCCTGGAAACACCCCCGTCTGCTCATCAGAGGAGGATACTGAGGACACCAGTACTGTGGAGGAccagg TGGGGTACACAGAGGAGTACATCTACATCAGtcagg atcaGAGGTACCCCCCCTCAGGTGTGTACTCTGCTGGAGAGCCCTCCATCACCcag gatgagCAGGAAGGAGGAACAGCTGACTCACCACCAAGAAAGGAGATCAACTACAGCTACACacagcag GTGAAACCATTAGCAGTGAtcggctcttcttcctcttcctcctcatccccctcctctccatcatCACATCTGCCGGCTGCCCACCTGCCAGTGGCTACACAGACTCgctcag TTGCCATGGCAATCCCAGCCTCCCCTCCCTGGTTGGTCAGTGAGATGGGAGAGGCTCTCTGCAGCGTGGTGGCTCCGCCCCCTTACTCTTACGACCCCAACGGCAGCGACTTACcccgag acTGCAGGGTTCTTCAGTACTACTTCAACCTGGGAGTCCAG TGGTACCATCAGAGCtgctggcagcagcagcagtcgtACCCCCCCCCTTCGCAGGAGGTCTCCTACCCCTACCAGCTCTACAGCCCCTACCTCAGCCAGGAGTCCTCCGTGCACG CTGCCCCCCCCTCATATCCTGAGACAACAAGAAGCCCCCACCAGCCCCCCTCCTTGTACCCAGAATCCAGCAGGGCCGGTGACGGAGAGACAGACGAACACAGCAGCG GCCCCTCCCCCTCCATTGAAGCCTCCCCCCTGTTAACCGCCCCGGCCTGCTGTACCAGGATCAaaccctcccaccccctccccccctga